A region from the Agrococcus sp. SL85 genome encodes:
- a CDS encoding DUF4193 domain-containing protein: MATDYDAPRKTDDDSNESIEALKERVPAKSVATDDDADNPGSFDLSAADLADVELDVVVLPPQEDEFTCVSCFLVKHRLQFDHESKLGPICRECS; this comes from the coding sequence ATGGCCACCGACTACGACGCCCCGCGCAAGACCGACGACGACTCGAACGAGTCGATCGAGGCCCTCAAGGAGCGCGTCCCCGCGAAGAGCGTCGCGACGGACGACGACGCCGACAACCCGGGCAGCTTCGACCTCTCCGCCGCCGACCTCGCCGACGTCGAGCTCGACGTCGTCGTGCTGCCGCCGCAGGAGGACGAGTTCACCTGCGTGAGCTGCTTCCTCGTGAAGCACCGCCTGCAGTTCGACCACGAGTCGAAGCTCGGCCCGATCTGCCGCGAGTGCTCCTGA
- a CDS encoding DUF3093 family protein, which translates to MASSISYRERLAPPLWLLVVLLLIVPAVLAVFLPISLAWGAVVAVAIYALVVAILWLSSPVVEVAEGALRAGRARIEVVHLGVAEPLEADAAREAMRTGWDAAAHHVTVPWTRALVRASVVDEADPTTAWLVSTRRPAALAAAIEAARP; encoded by the coding sequence ATGGCCTCCTCCATCTCCTACCGCGAGCGGCTCGCGCCGCCGCTGTGGCTGCTCGTCGTCCTGCTGCTCATCGTGCCCGCCGTGCTCGCGGTGTTCCTGCCGATCAGCCTCGCCTGGGGCGCGGTGGTCGCGGTGGCGATCTACGCGCTCGTCGTGGCGATCCTGTGGCTGTCGTCGCCCGTCGTCGAGGTCGCGGAGGGCGCGCTGCGCGCGGGCCGCGCGCGCATCGAGGTGGTGCACCTCGGCGTCGCGGAGCCGCTCGAGGCCGACGCCGCGCGCGAGGCGATGCGCACGGGCTGGGACGCGGCGGCCCACCACGTGACCGTGCCGTGGACGCGCGCGCTCGTGCGCGCGAGCGTCGTCGACGAGGCCGATCCCACGACCGCGTGGCTCGTCAGCACGCGCCGGCCGGCGGCGCTCGCCGCGGCGATCGAGGCCGCTCGCCCCTGA
- a CDS encoding MFS transporter, translating into MTAPTREAQRDNTRSGLGRVVTAAMAGTVVEWYEFFLYATAATIVFNVIMFPPSDDPYAPIIAAFLTYAVGFVARPLGGIVFGHFGDKFGRKKLLQFAIILVGVATFLMGCLPTFDQIGYWAPALLVLLRFAQGFAVGGEWGGGVLLVAEHSPNKERGFWSSFPQAAVPAGNLLATLVLLVLQWTLSDEDFLGWGWRIAFWLSVVIVGVGYYIRTRVEDAPIFQSVREEVAESKAQSYGVLEVLKRYPKGVLTAMGLRFAENVLYYLVVTFSIVYLRTYLEYDVARILGLMAIAHVAHFVFVPIVGRFVDSVGRKPMYLVGTLLGATWGFFAFPMFESGNDVVILAAIIIGLAFHALMYAGQPAIMAELFPTRMRYSGVSLGYQVTSIVAGSLAPIIATALLGQFGSSVPVAIYLVICCAITLIAVLALKETKGISLHDVDDADRERLLQEKGTV; encoded by the coding sequence ATGACAGCACCCACGCGAGAGGCGCAGCGCGACAACACGCGCTCCGGCCTCGGCCGCGTCGTCACCGCCGCGATGGCCGGCACGGTCGTCGAGTGGTACGAGTTCTTCCTGTACGCGACGGCAGCGACGATCGTCTTCAACGTCATCATGTTCCCGCCGTCGGATGACCCCTACGCGCCGATCATCGCCGCATTCCTCACCTACGCGGTGGGCTTCGTGGCCCGCCCGCTGGGCGGCATCGTCTTCGGGCACTTCGGCGACAAGTTCGGTCGCAAGAAGCTGCTGCAGTTCGCGATCATCCTCGTGGGCGTCGCGACCTTCCTCATGGGCTGCCTGCCGACCTTCGACCAGATCGGCTACTGGGCGCCCGCGCTCCTCGTGCTGCTGCGCTTCGCCCAGGGCTTCGCGGTCGGCGGGGAGTGGGGCGGCGGCGTGCTGCTCGTGGCCGAGCACTCGCCCAACAAGGAGCGCGGCTTCTGGTCGTCGTTCCCGCAGGCGGCGGTGCCCGCGGGCAACCTGCTCGCGACCCTCGTGCTGCTCGTGCTGCAGTGGACCCTCTCGGACGAGGACTTCCTCGGCTGGGGCTGGCGCATCGCGTTCTGGCTCTCGGTCGTCATCGTCGGCGTCGGCTACTACATCCGCACGCGCGTCGAGGACGCGCCGATCTTCCAGTCCGTCCGCGAGGAGGTCGCGGAGTCGAAGGCGCAGTCGTACGGCGTGCTCGAGGTGCTGAAGCGCTACCCCAAGGGCGTGCTCACGGCCATGGGCCTCCGCTTCGCGGAGAACGTGCTCTACTACCTCGTCGTCACGTTCTCGATCGTGTACCTGCGCACGTACCTCGAGTACGACGTCGCGCGCATCCTCGGCCTCATGGCGATCGCGCACGTCGCGCACTTCGTCTTCGTGCCGATCGTCGGCCGCTTCGTCGACAGCGTGGGCCGCAAGCCCATGTACCTCGTCGGCACCCTGCTCGGCGCGACGTGGGGCTTCTTCGCCTTCCCGATGTTCGAGTCGGGCAACGACGTCGTCATCCTCGCCGCGATCATCATCGGCCTGGCCTTCCACGCCCTCATGTACGCCGGGCAGCCGGCGATCATGGCGGAGCTCTTCCCGACGCGCATGCGCTACTCGGGCGTCTCGCTCGGCTACCAGGTGACGTCGATCGTCGCGGGCTCGCTCGCGCCGATCATCGCGACCGCGCTGCTCGGCCAGTTCGGCAGCTCTGTCCCGGTCGCGATCTATCTGGTCATCTGCTGCGCGATCACGCTCATCGCCGTGCTCGCGCTCAAGGAGACCAAGGGCATCTCGCTCCACGACGTCGACGACGCCGACCGCGAGCGTCTGCTGCAGGAGAAGGGCACGGTCTGA
- the sepH gene encoding septation protein SepH: MQQLSVIGVEDDQLVLESESGERYRVPVSALPERSKRPSAIPARERKASPRDVQALIRGGMTAEEVAASTGEELAYVQRFEGPVLAERAHMLDSALSIPVATGDIDPLAGETSFGAAMDDRLDDLRASDREWAAWKDTEGGAWTVRLRFTTEGIQHEATWAWEPKKASLLPRGKEATSLSQSGDASSVLVPRLRAIDRQARPVAPGSTGAASAPAADAAPPIQQRAERRPAERRGDSGRIDLGQGGGAAGSGRPDAARSDTGRVDAARTDTGRFDSDAFRTIERGRRSAPAPVEPGVGLEDAVDGARRSPEEDRQEATRADNPWLRRRTGEVGTQPEGVQAAAINRSAASAQPNHTAELLDALRRRRSEREDALRTAETGPAAPEPEALPEQEEPQRRTAGATGPVGARKRGSRAAMPSLGRDRLRLARRRRPLTQQRAAARRGGRGRGAPPSSRPACSRRDPWRVARRATHLTRSSC; the protein is encoded by the coding sequence ATGCAGCAGCTGAGCGTCATCGGCGTGGAGGACGACCAGCTCGTCCTCGAGTCCGAGTCGGGCGAGCGCTACCGCGTCCCCGTCTCCGCGCTGCCCGAGCGCAGCAAGCGGCCGAGCGCCATCCCGGCGCGCGAGCGCAAGGCCAGCCCGCGCGACGTGCAGGCCCTCATCCGCGGCGGCATGACCGCCGAGGAGGTCGCCGCCTCCACCGGCGAGGAGCTCGCCTACGTGCAGCGGTTCGAGGGCCCCGTGCTCGCCGAGCGCGCTCACATGCTCGACAGCGCGCTCTCGATCCCCGTCGCCACGGGCGACATCGATCCGCTCGCGGGCGAGACGAGCTTCGGCGCCGCGATGGACGACCGGCTCGACGACCTGCGCGCCTCCGACCGCGAGTGGGCGGCCTGGAAGGACACGGAGGGCGGTGCCTGGACGGTGCGCCTGCGCTTCACGACCGAGGGCATCCAGCACGAGGCCACGTGGGCGTGGGAGCCGAAGAAGGCCTCGCTCCTGCCGCGCGGCAAGGAGGCGACGTCGCTGAGCCAGTCGGGCGACGCGTCGAGCGTGCTCGTGCCGCGCCTCCGCGCGATCGACCGCCAGGCGCGTCCGGTGGCCCCTGGATCGACCGGTGCCGCCTCCGCCCCGGCCGCCGACGCCGCGCCTCCCATCCAGCAGCGCGCGGAGCGGCGCCCCGCCGAGCGCCGCGGCGACTCTGGCCGCATCGACCTCGGCCAGGGCGGCGGGGCTGCCGGATCCGGTCGTCCGGACGCCGCTCGCTCGGACACCGGTCGCGTCGACGCCGCCCGCACCGACACCGGCCGCTTCGACTCCGACGCCTTCCGCACCATCGAGCGCGGTCGCCGCTCGGCGCCGGCTCCCGTCGAGCCCGGCGTGGGCCTCGAGGACGCGGTCGACGGCGCTCGCCGCTCGCCCGAGGAGGACCGGCAGGAGGCGACGCGCGCTGACAACCCGTGGCTGCGCCGCCGCACCGGCGAGGTGGGCACGCAGCCCGAGGGCGTGCAGGCGGCCGCGATCAACCGCTCGGCCGCGAGCGCGCAGCCGAACCACACGGCCGAGCTCCTCGACGCGCTCCGCCGCCGCCGCAGCGAGCGCGAGGACGCCCTCCGCACCGCGGAGACCGGCCCCGCGGCGCCCGAGCCCGAGGCGCTGCCCGAGCAGGAGGAGCCGCAGCGCCGCACGGCGGGCGCGACGGGCCCCGTGGGCGCGCGCAAGCGCGGCTCGCGCGCGGCGATGCCGAGCCTGGGACGAGATCGTCTTCGGCTCGCGCGCCGACGACGACCGCTGACGCAGCAGCGCGCCGCAGCGCGGCGAGGAGGGCGGGGCCGAGGGGCTCCGCCCTCCTCGCGTCCGGCGTGCTCGAGGCGCGACCCGTGGCGTGTCGCACGCCGGGCGACGCACCTGACTCGCTCGTCATGTTAG
- a CDS encoding NAD(P)-dependent oxidoreductase: protein MTSIAWIGLGNMGSRMSAHLVSAGHDVRGFDVVEALRARAAEHGITPTASIAEAVEGAEVVILSLPKGDHVREVLAGAEGVFAHAAAGTLVLDTSTVDVETSAWCHDEAGSRGLRFVDAPVSGGIQGAAAATLTFMLGGDAADVEDARAVVTPMAGNVFAVGEATHGIAAKLVNNMMLGISILAMSEGSQLAKQLGLDPKAFFDVARVSSGDSWAVRTWYPVPGVVAGSAADDNFDASFSAMLAHKDVALAVAGAEATGVAVPAATLIRDQLQRLLDDGLGGKDCTLVVREASPDGAVEGWDGR from the coding sequence ATGACGTCCATCGCCTGGATCGGGCTCGGCAACATGGGCAGCCGCATGTCGGCGCACCTCGTCTCGGCGGGGCACGACGTGCGCGGCTTCGACGTGGTCGAGGCGCTGCGCGCACGCGCCGCGGAGCACGGGATCACGCCCACGGCCTCGATCGCGGAGGCCGTCGAGGGCGCGGAGGTCGTGATCCTCTCGCTGCCGAAGGGCGACCACGTGCGCGAGGTGCTCGCGGGCGCCGAGGGCGTCTTCGCCCACGCCGCCGCCGGCACGCTCGTGCTCGACACCTCGACCGTCGACGTCGAGACCTCCGCCTGGTGCCACGACGAGGCGGGCTCGCGCGGGCTGCGCTTCGTCGACGCGCCGGTCTCCGGCGGCATCCAGGGCGCAGCGGCCGCGACCCTCACGTTCATGCTCGGCGGCGACGCCGCCGACGTCGAGGACGCCCGCGCCGTCGTGACGCCCATGGCCGGCAACGTCTTCGCCGTGGGCGAGGCGACGCACGGCATCGCGGCGAAGCTCGTGAACAACATGATGCTCGGCATCTCGATCCTCGCGATGAGCGAGGGCTCGCAGCTCGCGAAGCAGCTCGGCTTGGATCCCAAGGCCTTCTTCGACGTCGCGCGCGTCTCCTCCGGCGATTCCTGGGCGGTGCGCACCTGGTACCCCGTCCCGGGGGTCGTCGCCGGCTCCGCGGCCGACGACAACTTCGACGCCTCGTTCTCGGCGATGCTCGCGCACAAGGACGTCGCGCTCGCGGTCGCGGGCGCCGAGGCGACGGGCGTGGCGGTGCCGGCCGCGACGCTGATCCGCGACCAGCTGCAGCGGCTCCTCGACGACGGCCTCGGCGGCAAGGACTGCACGCTCGTGGTGCGCGAGGCGAGCCCCGACGGCGCCGTCGAGGGCTGGGACGGCCGCTGA